The DNA segment GTCGCACAAGATACCAAGTGTTTATGTTTGTCGCTGGGTAAGTAATTATAACCACAAGTCGCAAAAgacaattgttttgatttatacACCTCTAGTTACGATCCTGTCGAAGGCCCCGAGCTGACTTTCATTGATTATCTGGCGTCTGCTCAGTCCCTAAATTATGCCGGTCATGGTTACGGCAGCATGTTCTGCTCCAGCATATTCGATCGCTATTGGCATCCGAATATCTCACAGGAGGAGGCATATGATGTGCTGAAGAAGTGTGTTTTGGAAATTCAGAAGCGCTTGATTGTAAACTTGAAGAACTTCAGTGTTGCGGTCGTCGATAGCTCCGGCGTGCGCCAATTGGATCCAATCAGCGCCAAGAGTTTGGCTGATTATAATGCCGCTAGTTAAGTGTTTAACCATGGATCTAATTTTatagcattttaaatgcagcaTTGCGatgaaataaaactaaatatatggatttttggtataacaaaatattgaaataattatttcaaattgtgcTGGTGTATTTAAAGTACTAATTTTGGGTAGAACTATTGATGCAGTAACAATCGACTCTTATATGGTTTTTAAGGTCAAATGCGAAGAATATTGAATAAGTTGTTAAACCAAATGAGTTTTGTATTAGCAATAAACTTCTGTTGCATGTGACCGTaagcataattttgaaaagatACATTTTAACGCCTAAGCACATTTTtgattggaatattttaaatacggTTGTGAAAATGCGCGTAATTTTAAACagtaaaatattgttttttacaAAATGTGACGCTCccaaaaatttttattatttgcaaagaATGTAGAgccacatacaaatttttgcaaatacgTTCATTAAaggaattgaattaaaatgattttcataATCGATATTTGCGATAGATAATCGATCAATGTCTCCGAATGCCAGTCGAGTGCCATTCACTAAATACTCTGACGCATATCGGACGTCTTATCAGCGCAATTGTTGATTTGCACTTATTGTTTTGGATTTCACAACgtgaatttaaaatacacaaaataaacatgGAAGCGCCACCACCAGAGCACTGTCCCGGTGTGGAGAGCGAACAGGCCGGTCGGGTCAGCGCCTGCGCTGGCTGCCCCAACCAGAGTATATGCAGTGATCCGAACAAGAAACTCGAGGATCCAGGCAAAGCTTTGGTTGCAGCCGCCATGAAGGATGTAAAGCACAAGCTGCTGATACTGTCCGGCAAGGGAGGTGTAGGCAAGAGCACAGTGACCACGCTGTTGACACGCTACCTGGCCCGTAGTTGTCCAGACAACAATTTCGGTGTGCTGGACATTGATATTTGTGGACCATCGCAACCACGTCTGCTGGGCGCGCTAGGCGAAAATGTACATCAATCGGGCTCCGGTTGGTCGCCGGTGGGTATCGATGACAACGTCTGCCTTATGTCCATTGGCTTTCTGCTTGGCTCTGTGGACGATGCCATCATTTGGCGTGGTCCCAAAAAGAATGGCATGATTCGTCAATTCCTGAGTGAGGTGGACTGGGGTAACTTGGATCTGCTGCTCCTGGACACTCCCCCAGGTACATCGGATGAGCATTTGTCCGTGGTCAGCTATCTACGAGATGATGATGCTCCGGAATCGCTGAGTGCCATCATTGTAACGACGCCACAAGAGGTTGCATTGCTGGATGTGCGCAAAGAGATAAATTTCTGCAAGAAGCAACGTATTCCCATTCTGGGTGTGGTCGAGAATATGGCTAGCTTTCGCTGTGGCCACTGTGGCAACAGCTCCGACATCTTTCCGGCTAAAACTGGAGGCGCTGCAGCGATGTGCGCTGAGATGGAGGTGCCACTTCTGGGCTCATTGCCTCTAGATCCAATGGTGACGCGAGCTTGCGACTCAGGCGAGGATATCACGGCCATGCGTAATGAGACGACGGAGGCATTGGCTAACATTTGCAGTAAAATCATGTCTAGCTTTTaggttttattattattattattattgttaaagtTTATTATGGAATTTTGTactattaaaagtaaatttgtatttcaatgaCGATCGAGAGTCGCTTTAAGACGAGACATTCATAGCTGGCGAGCGAGGCGGACTCTGCAAACTGGCTCTGTTGGTCGCATCGTTGCCggctgcatttaaaatttgagaGAACACCGTGCTCTCGAGTGCCGGGGCGAATGTTGTCTCTCTGCCGCACAGTCTCGAGATCTCTGTGAGCAATTCCTGCCGCACTAGCGTTTGATTCTCTCCTCCGTTGATGGTAATGCGCACAGTGTCTTCATGCTGTGGCTGTGTTATCTGCGATGCTGGCGGCAGCGGTTTGGGTGGACGATTCTTCAGGGTAACCGAATCCGTGCAGTCATCCACCTTGTAGATGCCCACCAAATAGTTGGATAACTCAAACATGTTGACACGCAGCGACACAATAATAAACTGAGCGTTCTTGGTGCGTTCCTGCAAAGAAAAGTCAAAGGTTGAAGCatgttttagtttatattcatttaagaGCGCAAAGTCGTCTCTTACCTTGATGTAATGGCCGACAATGGATACGTTCTTAAAGTCCAGCGCCGCATCAATCTCATCCATAAAGTACAAAGGCGATGGCTTGTAATAATGCAAGGCAAAGACCAAAGCCAGCGACGAGAGAGTCTTCTCGCCGCCCGACAAATTCGAGATGTATTTCCAGCTCTTCTTCGGCGGACGCACTGTGAACTGCACGCCCTCGGTGAAGGGATCCATAGAGTCCACAAGCTCAAGATCTGCATCGCCGCCCAATGTAATCATGCGATACATTTCCTTCAGCTTGCGTGTGATGATGTTGAATCCCTCCATGAATTCAGTGTAGCGACGTTTGCGCACCTCTTCGTACTTGTCACGCATCTCGTTACGCTTCGATGTGATGTCCTCGAGGACACGCACGCGATCCAAGTACACCAGACGCTTGTCCGTGAACTCCTTGATAAAGCCCAAATTCGGTTTCTTCTTCAGCTGCTCCTCGAGCAGAGTTTGCTTATACTGCATATCCTCCAAGCTCTCTGCCTCCAACTCCTCCTCGCTCAGTGTTTTGAGCGGTGCCGGCGGCTCTGTGTCGCCTGGAATCTCGTTGAGCTTGAGCggtttcagctgctgctgccaacgcGGTATATCGGACTTGACTTCGTTCATTTTGGCTGCGGCTGCCTGCATTTTGGTATCCAATTCGATGCGCTCCATGTTGCGTTGATTCTCCTGCTTGTTCAACTGATCGATCTCCTTTTTAATGTCGGACGATTGAGACTTGGCACTGCCAATGGCCTCCTCGGCTTCGGCCACCTGCTTCTCGAGCTCCTCCTTGCGCTCCTGCCATTGTGTACGCTCCTCGCTCAGTGAACGCAACTTATCCTCGGCCTGTTTGATATTCTCCTGCAGATTGCCATTGTTCTTCTCCAGCCGCTCGATACTGCGCTGAGCCGTGGTCAAGGCTACAGTTAGCGTACGTATGTTGGCTGCCAGCTTCTCATACTGATTCTTTGTCTTCTTGAGCTGTGCCTCCAGTGGTTTCACATTATCCGAACGCAACGCATCGTATTCGTCCTGTACTTTCTTAATCTTGTCACTCATtgccttctccttctcctcggATTCACTCAGCTCTTGCTTCGCCTGTTCAATGTGGGACTCATGTTCCTTGACAGCGGCTTCATCGGTTGTGGTGGCCAGCATCTTCTTGCGCTGCGCCTCCACTTGCTTTACGTTGCTGGCCATTTGTTGTTCCAGCGATTTGATGCTCACAGCAAGACGCTTTTGCTCCGACTCGCCACGTTCTAGATTCTTTTGCAGCATTTGCTGCTCGCGCTCCAAGCGTCCCTGCTGCTCCTGGCAATAGTTAATGCGAGACTGAAGCTCCTCCGCCTGCTGTTGCATATCCTCCAAATCCTTTTGTGAGCAGTGTGAATTGTCTGCAGATTGAGCTGTCTTAGTGCGCACTTCGGTGCCCATTTTGCCGCGTATCGGACGATTGCCACCGCCCGACATTGTGCCCGTCTGTTCAATGATTTCGCCACGCAGCGTCACGACACGAAAGCGTTCTCGGCCATAGGCAATGCGAGTGCCCTGCTCCAGATCGTCGGCAACCAGCGTGTTGCGCAAGGCCATATAGAAAGCGGTCTTCACGCGCTCATCCTCCACGCGGACCAAGTCATAAAGACGCGGCACGTTGCCAGGACTGCAAGAGAACcataattgattaattgattaCTTTTAAAAGCAGCAATCGTTGCTTACGTTTGTATGGGATACGCCTTGTTGCGCCAGTGCTCCATGCGATTCAAGGGTATAAAGTTGGCGCGTCCCACATTGTGCTGCTTCAGCGCTTTgatggctgctgttgccgtaTCGTAGTTGTCGGTCACAATGTTGTCGAGGCGACCACATGCTGTCGAAATGGCAATGTCATACTTAGCATCAATGCCACCCAAGTCACCCAGGCGTCCCAGGATACCCGGTATTTTGCCCTCTGCCTTCATACGCATCAGAAAATTGAGCACAGCATCATTGGAGCGTTGTGCTTGCATATTGGAGGAGCGTTCATTGATCTACCACAGAAATTAAGTATAAATACATGTGCTTCTTTAGGGGGTTAAGTTGATTACCTCATCACGTAGTTTGCGACACTGCAGCGCCATGTTGCGCTCCTCTTTGCAGAGCTTATCGATCTCACCCGCCTTGGTCGCCATCTCCTTCTGTATCTCCGGCATATTGACTTGCAATTCTTCTAATTTGCCGCGCATATCCGCAAGATTTCTCTCAGATTCCTCGAATGAGCTCTTAAGCGTCTCAAATTTACGCGCCTCTGTCGTCTCCACCTGCTTGAGTATCTTCAGCTGCGATTCATGCAGCGTCAGCTTCTCCTTGGCCACATTGACCGCCTCTTTAAGGCCAATCAGCTCATCGCTGTACTTCAGACGCTGCTCTGTTAAAGGCTCTGAGAGCTCTTTGAGTTCGGCCAACTTCTGTTCCAGCTGCTCGCTGGCCTTCTGTTTATCCTGATCCAAACGTTCCATTTTACGTTCCGAGTCTTTGATCTCCTGCTGATTCTTCTCTGGCAGTTTGTGCAGCTCGTCAAGCTCCTGTTGATTCTTCTCGATTTGTGTTTTATCCTTTTTGCGCTGCTTGTTCGTATTCTCCATGGCGCTCTGGACTTCGGTGTAGCTGCGCTCCGAGGCCACCAGTTGCTTCTTGATGTCTTCACGCTGTTTCACGAGTGCTTCATAAGCTCTGAAACAAATTGTTAGCCAGAGCAAAGAGATAATCTATTGCGTACTTACTCAATCTCCTTGCGTATTATCAACTCTTTCTCGCCACGTTCCTTTTTGAGTGCTTCGGTGCCTTCATCGTGCACCTTTAGCTCCTCGGAGCAGGTCTCGTGCTCCTTGGTGTACTGCTCCAGCTTCTGTTTCTTAATGCTAATGTATTTCTGGGTCACCCAGTTCTTGGTGCGCATCAAATCGTTCTCCTTGCGCAAATACTCTACGGCTTCGTTGTACGGCTGCTCTAGATCCTTCATCTCTCGCTCGGCGAGCTTGCAACGATTGTGCTTCTCAGTACGATCATCGGTCAACTGATCCACACGCTGATTGATCTGCTGCAGCGGACGGATGTAGCGTTGTGTGCCAATAATGTCCTCCAGATACTCGAGCATCCCAGTTTCGTTTTCGGTCAGTCCTTTAGGCTTCATCATGGCAATGGACTCCACCTCGCCTTGGAGTATAAGGAAACGATTGTGTTCGAGGTCGACGTGATGCTTCTTCAGCAACTTGGCCACATCTTTCAGTTGTGCCCGCTGTTTATCA comes from the Drosophila sulfurigaster albostrigata strain 15112-1811.04 chromosome 2L, ASM2355843v2, whole genome shotgun sequence genome and includes:
- the LOC133850869 gene encoding probable proteasome subunit beta type-2, which encodes METLLGIKGPDFVMLAADTTHANSVIVMKEDENKIHKVADNLLISTVGESGDTEQFTEFIAKNIALYKMRNGYDLSPRSAAHFTRKNLAESLRSRTRYQVFMFVAGYDPVEGPELTFIDYLASAQSLNYAGHGYGSMFCSSIFDRYWHPNISQEEAYDVLKKCVLEIQKRLIVNLKNFSVAVVDSSGVRQLDPISAKSLADYNAAS
- the LOC133850867 gene encoding cytosolic Fe-S cluster assembly factor Nubp1 homolog; protein product: MEAPPPEHCPGVESEQAGRVSACAGCPNQSICSDPNKKLEDPGKALVAAAMKDVKHKLLILSGKGGVGKSTVTTLLTRYLARSCPDNNFGVLDIDICGPSQPRLLGALGENVHQSGSGWSPVGIDDNVCLMSIGFLLGSVDDAIIWRGPKKNGMIRQFLSEVDWGNLDLLLLDTPPGTSDEHLSVVSYLRDDDAPESLSAIIVTTPQEVALLDVRKEINFCKKQRIPILGVVENMASFRCGHCGNSSDIFPAKTGGAAAMCAEMEVPLLGSLPLDPMVTRACDSGEDITAMRNETTEALANICSKIMSSF
- the LOC133850866 gene encoding structural maintenance of chromosomes protein 4, with product MRPSLGTPQSRGVARKVPGGQMTQLQMQKAQQEAADAAALDALDEALIFDDEEGGTRIGDIYIPPPVPPHCSMESVGPRLIIKRIVNYNFKSYAGEVDLGPFHHSFTAIIGPNGSGKSNVIDSMMFVFGCRANRIRCKKLSTLIHNSKNHPNLNSCAVAVHFELVEDKSDGSAVVVPNSQFIVQRTAMSDNSSYYQIDKQRAQLKDVAKLLKKHHVDLEHNRFLILQGEVESIAMMKPKGLTENETGMLEYLEDIIGTQRYIRPLQQINQRVDQLTDDRTEKHNRCKLAEREMKDLEQPYNEAVEYLRKENDLMRTKNWVTQKYISIKKQKLEQYTKEHETCSEELKVHDEGTEALKKERGEKELIIRKEIEAYEALVKQREDIKKQLVASERSYTEVQSAMENTNKQRKKDKTQIEKNQQELDELHKLPEKNQQEIKDSERKMERLDQDKQKASEQLEQKLAELKELSEPLTEQRLKYSDELIGLKEAVNVAKEKLTLHESQLKILKQVETTEARKFETLKSSFEESERNLADMRGKLEELQVNMPEIQKEMATKAGEIDKLCKEERNMALQCRKLRDEINERSSNMQAQRSNDAVLNFLMRMKAEGKIPGILGRLGDLGGIDAKYDIAISTACGRLDNIVTDNYDTATAAIKALKQHNVGRANFIPLNRMEHWRNKAYPIQTPGNVPRLYDLVRVEDERVKTAFYMALRNTLVADDLEQGTRIAYGRERFRVVTLRGEIIEQTGTMSGGGNRPIRGKMGTEVRTKTAQSADNSHCSQKDLEDMQQQAEELQSRINYCQEQQGRLEREQQMLQKNLERGESEQKRLAVSIKSLEQQMASNVKQVEAQRKKMLATTTDEAAVKEHESHIEQAKQELSESEEKEKAMSDKIKKVQDEYDALRSDNVKPLEAQLKKTKNQYEKLAANIRTLTVALTTAQRSIERLEKNNGNLQENIKQAEDKLRSLSEERTQWQERKEELEKQVAEAEEAIGSAKSQSSDIKKEIDQLNKQENQRNMERIELDTKMQAAAAKMNEVKSDIPRWQQQLKPLKLNEIPGDTEPPAPLKTLSEEELEAESLEDMQYKQTLLEEQLKKKPNLGFIKEFTDKRLVYLDRVRVLEDITSKRNEMRDKYEEVRKRRYTEFMEGFNIITRKLKEMYRMITLGGDADLELVDSMDPFTEGVQFTVRPPKKSWKYISNLSGGEKTLSSLALVFALHYYKPSPLYFMDEIDAALDFKNVSIVGHYIKERTKNAQFIIVSLRVNMFELSNYLVGIYKVDDCTDSVTLKNRPPKPLPPASQITQPQHEDTVRITINGGENQTLVRQELLTEISRLCGRETTFAPALESTVFSQILNAAGNDATNRASLQSPPRSPAMNVSS